The nucleotide window ATTCATAATAATTAGCTCACTATAATTTTTCCTACCTTTGCTTTCTCTACATACAGAATATCTTACTTGAGTTTCTAGAATATTAAATCCTTTATACCATTCCCTAATTTTGGGATGGTCATTTATTGTTAATAGGAACTTACCTTTAATATTTTTCAAAATCTCATTTAATTTAACATGGTCCTCTTCAGTAAAAGGATTTTTATATCCTTCTGTTTCTAAATATGGAGGGTCGCAAAAGAAAAAAGTATGCTCTCTATCATACCTTCTAAAAATTTCTTCAAAACTTAAGTTTTCAATATAAGTATTTCTTAATCTTTCTTTTATATCTTTTAAATGATTAGTAATAAATATCTGCGGGTTAGGTCTACTTGTAGTACCATAACCAAAATGATTACCTTTACTAGCAAAGCTTTGGGAAATTATATAAATAAACCTAATTGCTCTTTGAATATCAGTTAGTTTTTCAGGTTCTTGCTTAATATATTCATTAAATATATCT belongs to Caminicella sporogenes DSM 14501 and includes:
- a CDS encoding DNA adenine methylase, which encodes MIKATNSKTSMLKPPISRLGGKSRLRKKIIDLIPEHICYCEVFFGAGWVYFGKEPSKVEVINDIDKELINLFKMIKYHEQEVSRLLQYEVCSRDIFNEYIKQEPEKLTDIQRAIRFIYIISQSFASKGNHFGYGTTSRPNPQIFITNHLKDIKERLRNTYIENLSFEEIFRRYDREHTFFFCDPPYLETEGYKNPFTEEDHVKLNEILKNIKGKFLLTINDHPKIREWYKGFNILETQVRYSVCRESKGRKNYSELIIMNY